In a single window of the Deinococcus aetherius genome:
- the nusG gene encoding transcription termination/antitermination protein NusG has translation MSIEWYAVHTYVGQEDRVEQHLLERARKLGMLHTKIFQVLQPKEKAMELQEGGKKVEVERKLFPGYVFVQMDVEDDDSPGELGESWEVVRGTNGVTGFVGTATRPVPLSPDEVQRLLASVGVAAQPQEEAAPRVKVSLKPGDMVRVTGGPFADFSGVISEVNAPQAKVKVLVSIFGRETPVELDFAQVAK, from the coding sequence GTGAGCATCGAGTGGTACGCGGTGCATACCTACGTCGGTCAGGAAGACCGCGTGGAGCAGCATCTGCTGGAGCGGGCCCGGAAGCTCGGGATGCTCCACACCAAGATCTTCCAGGTCCTCCAGCCCAAGGAAAAGGCGATGGAGTTGCAGGAGGGCGGCAAGAAGGTCGAGGTCGAGCGCAAGCTTTTCCCCGGCTACGTCTTCGTGCAGATGGACGTGGAGGACGACGACTCTCCCGGCGAACTCGGCGAGTCCTGGGAAGTTGTGCGCGGCACGAACGGCGTGACGGGCTTCGTCGGCACAGCGACCCGCCCGGTGCCCCTCTCCCCTGACGAGGTGCAGCGCCTGCTCGCCTCGGTGGGCGTGGCGGCCCAGCCCCAGGAGGAGGCGGCACCACGCGTCAAGGTCAGCCTCAAGCCGGGCGACATGGTCCGGGTGACGGGCGGGCCTTTTGCCGACTTCAGCGGCGTCATCAGCGAGGTCAACGCCCCGCAGGCGAAGGTCAAGGTGCTCGTCAGCATCTTCGGCCGCGAGACGCCCGTCGAACTCGACTTCGCGCAGGTCGCCAAGTAG
- the pstC gene encoding phosphate ABC transporter permease subunit PstC: MSEPARRPPARAALSSGSDRVFQVLILALASVIVLVFVLSVYQLTRESWPALQAFGWRFFSERTWNPVEGVFGAASMVVGTLVTSVVALAISVPLAVASALFVAEYAPKWLANPVGYLIELLAAVPSVVYGLWALFVIAPILGRWQTAYFVDPANLPTITRCNELWAQGQTSLQCFFVPSGAGGRGLALAIIILTVMILPYTASVARDVIRLVPADQREAMYALGATKWEVISRAILPYARAGILGGVILALGRALGETLAVAMVIGDSQDILKSLWGGASTMASVIANQFGDAQAALHRSSVVALGLTLFFLSVVVNFAARLIIARLTPKGIQ, from the coding sequence ATGTCTGAACCTGCCCGTCGTCCGCCCGCCCGCGCCGCCCTCTCCAGCGGCAGTGACCGCGTCTTTCAGGTGCTGATCCTGGCCCTCGCGTCGGTGATCGTGCTGGTGTTCGTGCTGAGCGTGTATCAGCTCACCCGTGAGTCGTGGCCTGCCTTGCAGGCGTTCGGGTGGCGCTTTTTCAGCGAGCGCACCTGGAACCCGGTCGAGGGCGTCTTCGGCGCCGCGAGTATGGTGGTGGGCACGCTCGTCACCAGCGTCGTCGCGCTCGCCATCAGCGTACCGCTGGCGGTGGCGAGTGCCCTGTTCGTGGCCGAGTACGCGCCGAAGTGGCTGGCGAACCCGGTCGGTTACCTGATCGAACTGCTGGCCGCCGTGCCCAGCGTGGTGTACGGGCTGTGGGCGCTGTTCGTGATCGCGCCGATCCTGGGCCGCTGGCAGACCGCCTACTTCGTGGACCCGGCCAACCTCCCGACGATCACCCGCTGCAACGAACTCTGGGCGCAGGGACAGACCAGCCTCCAGTGCTTCTTCGTGCCGTCGGGGGCGGGGGGGCGAGGGCTCGCCCTCGCCATCATCATCCTGACGGTGATGATCCTGCCCTACACCGCCAGCGTGGCGCGGGACGTGATCCGGCTGGTGCCTGCCGACCAGAGAGAAGCGATGTACGCGCTGGGCGCGACGAAGTGGGAGGTGATCTCCCGCGCCATCCTGCCCTACGCCCGAGCCGGAATTCTCGGCGGGGTGATTCTCGCGCTGGGCCGGGCGCTGGGCGAGACGCTGGCGGTGGCGATGGTGATCGGGGACAGCCAGGACATCCTCAAGAGCCTGTGGGGGGGTGCGAGCACGATGGCCTCGGTGATCGCCAACCAGTTCGGGGATGCCCAGGCGGCGCTGCACCGTTCGAGCGTGGTCGCGCTGGGGTTGACCCTGTTCTTCCTGAGCGTGGTCGTGAACTTCGCGGCCCGTCTGATCATCGCGCGCCTGACGCCCAAGGGCATTCAATGA
- the pstA gene encoding phosphate ABC transporter permease PstA, whose translation MRTSAAVTVQRRAGLSPARRMRNTLMGALILLATLVVVAPLILIFVYLLREGLGAMNLAFFTRTPAPEGESGGGLLNAITGSLMMLAMASVIGVLVGVAGGIFLAEYPRHRLMPTIRMLSDVLAGIPAIVMGLVAYGLIVLAFGFSGLAGALALGFLMIPIVVRTTEEVLKLVPLTVREAGLALGLPQWLVILRVVLPAAAGGIVTGVMLALARVAGEAAPLLFTAFGNNSVNLDPSKPMSALPLEIYRGATSAYDENQRLAKAGALLLITLIFLTSLLARRASRRR comes from the coding sequence ATGCGGACTTCCGCCGCCGTCACCGTCCAGCGGCGGGCTGGGCTCAGCCCAGCCCGCCGGATGAGGAACACCCTGATGGGCGCGCTGATCCTGCTCGCCACCCTGGTGGTCGTGGCGCCGCTGATCCTGATCTTCGTGTACCTGTTGCGCGAGGGGTTGGGGGCGATGAACCTCGCCTTCTTCACCCGCACGCCCGCCCCCGAGGGAGAGTCGGGGGGTGGCCTGCTCAACGCGATCACCGGGAGCCTGATGATGCTGGCGATGGCGAGCGTGATCGGCGTCCTGGTCGGGGTGGCGGGGGGCATCTTCCTGGCCGAATACCCCCGGCACCGCCTGATGCCCACCATCCGCATGCTCAGCGACGTGCTCGCCGGGATTCCCGCCATCGTCATGGGTCTCGTCGCCTACGGGTTGATCGTGCTCGCCTTCGGCTTCTCGGGCCTGGCGGGCGCCCTTGCCCTGGGGTTTCTGATGATCCCCATCGTGGTGCGGACGACGGAAGAGGTGCTCAAGCTCGTGCCGCTCACGGTGCGCGAGGCGGGCCTCGCGCTGGGCTTGCCGCAGTGGCTGGTGATCCTGCGGGTCGTGCTGCCTGCCGCCGCCGGGGGCATCGTGACGGGCGTGATGCTGGCCCTGGCGCGCGTGGCCGGGGAGGCGGCGCCGCTGCTGTTCACCGCCTTCGGGAACAACAGCGTGAACCTCGACCCCAGCAAGCCGATGAGTGCTCTGCCGCTGGAAATCTACCGGGGAGCCACCAGCGCCTACGACGAGAACCAACGGCTTGCCAAAGCTGGGGCCCTGCTGCTGATCACCCTGATCTTCCTCACCAGCCTGCTCGCCCGCCGGGCGAGCAGACGACGGTAA
- a CDS encoding ABC transporter ATP-binding protein → MDSLRTLWPYLRLHTRQYLIGLVAVVIANAVNLLPYYFIRLTIDGLTGATDTDPGTAGVTLGRVGLYALGIVLAATTAGALMLVMRRQIIVASRQTEYEIRRDIYGNLQTLDKGYYDRARTGDLMNRLTGDLSAVREMLGFGSWQVVNIVSGFATAFAVMFGLSWQLTLIVIAVLPVIVGILTYLARQINKRHTLVQEQNSLIAAKAQENFSGARVVKGYAIEDREIADYRAMNLELLRRNISLAKVDGPLRAFMSLLIGIAFALILLVGGRLILNPANDGSFTVGMFVQFVGTLERLTWPMLMVGWITGVTQRGLASWLRLRELLEARPGVYDERGRTETGIRTLRGDVRFENVSLRYGDRTVLDRVNLHVPAGTFVGITGPTGSGKTVLAGLVTRSMDPTDGVVRIDGHDVRTIPLRVLRENMAVVPQEPFLFSDTIANNIGFGLEGRDLPTIPTGVSVVNTPPPPDLPQQPDLGRVREAARLAGLADDVEAFPQGYDTMLGERGVTLSGGQRQRTAIARAIVREPHILILDDSLSAVDTETERRILDGLREISRGRTVLLIAHRVSTLRHADQIVVLEEGRVTEQGTHDELLALGGHYAELERLQRLASDLDAEDQPTLDPEVAADDLERQPQEVVK, encoded by the coding sequence TTGGACAGTCTTCGAACGCTCTGGCCGTACCTGCGGCTCCACACGCGGCAGTACCTGATCGGCCTGGTCGCGGTGGTCATCGCCAACGCCGTGAACCTGCTGCCCTACTACTTCATCCGCCTGACCATCGACGGCCTGACGGGTGCGACCGACACCGATCCCGGCACGGCAGGCGTGACCCTCGGACGGGTGGGGCTGTACGCCCTCGGTATCGTCCTGGCGGCGACCACGGCAGGGGCCCTGATGCTCGTGATGCGGCGGCAGATCATCGTGGCGTCAAGGCAGACGGAGTACGAGATTCGCCGCGACATCTACGGGAACCTCCAGACCCTCGACAAGGGGTATTACGACCGGGCGCGGACGGGTGACCTGATGAACCGCCTCACCGGGGACCTCAGCGCCGTGCGCGAGATGCTGGGCTTCGGGTCGTGGCAGGTCGTGAACATCGTCTCGGGCTTCGCCACCGCCTTCGCCGTGATGTTCGGCCTGAGCTGGCAGCTCACCCTGATCGTGATCGCCGTGCTGCCCGTGATCGTGGGCATCCTCACCTACCTCGCGCGGCAGATCAACAAGCGGCACACCCTGGTGCAGGAGCAGAACAGCCTGATCGCCGCGAAGGCGCAGGAGAACTTCAGCGGGGCGCGGGTCGTGAAGGGCTATGCCATCGAGGACCGCGAGATCGCCGACTACCGAGCGATGAACCTCGAACTTCTGCGGCGCAACATCTCCCTGGCGAAGGTGGACGGCCCGCTGCGCGCCTTCATGAGCCTCCTGATCGGCATCGCCTTCGCGCTGATCCTGCTCGTGGGCGGGCGGCTGATTCTGAACCCGGCGAACGACGGCTCCTTCACGGTCGGCATGTTCGTGCAGTTCGTGGGCACGCTGGAGCGCCTGACCTGGCCGATGCTGATGGTGGGCTGGATCACCGGGGTCACCCAGCGCGGGCTGGCCTCATGGTTGCGGCTGCGCGAACTGCTGGAGGCCCGGCCCGGCGTGTACGACGAGCGGGGGCGCACGGAGACGGGTATCCGCACCCTGCGCGGGGACGTGAGGTTCGAGAACGTGTCGTTGCGGTACGGCGACCGCACGGTCCTCGACCGGGTAAATCTGCATGTCCCCGCCGGGACCTTCGTGGGCATCACCGGCCCGACCGGGAGCGGCAAGACGGTGCTCGCGGGGCTCGTCACGCGGAGCATGGATCCCACAGACGGCGTGGTGCGCATCGACGGGCACGACGTTCGGACCATCCCGCTGCGTGTCTTGCGCGAGAACATGGCGGTCGTGCCGCAGGAGCCCTTCCTCTTCAGCGACACCATCGCCAACAACATCGGCTTCGGCCTGGAGGGGCGTGACCTCCCCACCATCCCGACCGGGGTGAGCGTGGTGAATACCCCGCCGCCCCCCGACCTGCCCCAGCAGCCCGACCTCGGCCGGGTGCGGGAGGCGGCGCGGCTGGCCGGACTCGCGGACGACGTGGAGGCCTTTCCGCAGGGGTACGACACGATGCTGGGCGAGCGCGGCGTGACCCTCAGCGGCGGGCAGCGGCAGCGGACGGCCATCGCCCGCGCCATCGTGCGCGAGCCCCACATCCTGATCCTCGACGACAGCCTCTCGGCGGTGGACACCGAGACCGAGCGGCGCATCCTCGACGGGCTGCGCGAGATCAGCCGGGGCCGCACCGTCCTCCTGATCGCGCACCGGGTGAGTACCCTGCGGCACGCGGATCAGATCGTGGTGCTGGAAGAGGGCCGCGTGACCGAGCAGGGCACGCACGACGAACTCCTCGCCCTGGGGGGACACTACGCCGAACTCGAACGTCTCCAGCGCCTCGCCTCCGACCTCGACGCGGAGGACCAGCCCACCCTCGACCCCGAGGTGGCTGCGGACGACCTCGAACGCCAGCCGCAGGAGGTCGTGAAGTGA
- the secE gene encoding preprotein translocase subunit SecE, giving the protein MNLIQYLRDSRAELARVTWPTRQGVIEGTQAVLIFVIALTLIVFLMDYLFGALVRAVLP; this is encoded by the coding sequence ATGAATCTGATTCAGTACTTGCGGGACTCGCGCGCGGAACTGGCGCGCGTGACGTGGCCCACGCGGCAGGGGGTCATCGAGGGCACGCAGGCCGTCTTGATCTTCGTGATCGCCCTGACCCTGATCGTGTTCCTGATGGACTACCTCTTCGGCGCGCTCGTGCGGGCGGTGCTGCCGTGA
- the pstS gene encoding phosphate ABC transporter substrate-binding protein PstS gives MKKSMLLGLALVTTGTAAAQTTLTGAGASFPYPLYSKMFAEYKDASGVNVNYQSVGSGAGQKQIIERTVDFGASDNPMSDEAMKDAPAKLLHIPTAIGAVVPAYNVPGVTQPLKFTGRVLADIYLGKIKTWNDKAITALNPGVTIPPLPITVARRSDGSGTTYVFSDYLGKVSPEWKSKVGVGNSLQWPVGQGARGNDGVAGIVKSTPGAIGYVELVYAKQNKLPYGSVQNRAGKFVLADNGPASAAAQGVVIPADTRVSITNSANAEAYPIASFTYVIFYQDQKYGNRTEAQAKALKNLLGYMTTTGQQYNEPLDYARLPANVTSKVRTILNSMTYGGKKI, from the coding sequence ATGAAGAAGAGCATGCTCCTGGGCCTGGCCCTGGTGACGACCGGCACTGCCGCCGCGCAGACGACCCTGACGGGCGCGGGCGCGAGTTTCCCCTACCCGCTGTATTCCAAGATGTTCGCCGAGTACAAGGACGCCAGCGGCGTGAACGTGAACTACCAGTCGGTCGGCAGCGGTGCCGGCCAGAAGCAGATCATCGAGCGCACCGTGGATTTCGGGGCCAGCGACAACCCCATGAGCGACGAGGCCATGAAGGACGCGCCCGCCAAGCTGCTGCACATCCCCACCGCCATCGGCGCCGTCGTGCCCGCGTACAACGTCCCCGGCGTGACCCAGCCGCTGAAGTTCACCGGGCGGGTGCTGGCCGACATCTACCTCGGCAAGATCAAGACCTGGAACGACAAGGCCATCACCGCCCTGAACCCCGGCGTGACGATCCCGCCGCTGCCGATCACCGTCGCTCGAAGGAGCGACGGCTCGGGGACGACCTACGTCTTCTCGGACTACCTGGGCAAGGTCAGCCCCGAATGGAAGAGCAAGGTCGGGGTGGGCAACAGCCTGCAGTGGCCGGTGGGACAGGGCGCACGCGGCAACGACGGCGTGGCGGGGATCGTGAAGAGCACGCCAGGAGCCATCGGGTACGTCGAACTCGTGTACGCCAAGCAGAACAAGCTGCCGTACGGCAGCGTGCAGAACCGCGCCGGGAAGTTCGTGCTGGCGGACAACGGCCCGGCGAGTGCCGCCGCGCAGGGGGTCGTCATCCCCGCCGATACGCGGGTGAGCATCACGAACAGCGCGAACGCGGAGGCGTATCCCATCGCCAGCTTCACGTACGTGATCTTCTACCAGGACCAGAAGTACGGCAACCGGACGGAGGCGCAGGCCAAGGCACTCAAGAACCTGCTGGGCTACATGACCACGACGGGCCAGCAGTACAACGAGCCACTGGATTACGCCAGGCTGCCCGCCAACGTGACGAGCAAGGTGCGGACCATCCTCAACTCCATGACCTACGGCGGCAAGAAGATTTAA
- the pstB gene encoding phosphate ABC transporter ATP-binding protein PstB: protein MPSLLSAQNVNIYYGDKQAVRDVNLDVQRGTVNALIGPSGCGKTTFLRAINRMHDLTPGARVTGKITLDGEDVYGPGVDPVTMRRRVGMVFQKPNPFPTMSVFDNVVSGLKLAGVRESRRLMEVAERSLRSAALWEEVKDRLKTPATGLSGGQQQRLCIARALAVEPEILLMDEPTSALDPASTAKIEDLMTDLKKVTTIIIVTHNMHQAARVSDTTSFFLNGDLVEHGVTDQVFTSPRDERTEAYVTGRFG from the coding sequence ATGCCTTCCCTCCTCAGTGCTCAGAACGTCAATATCTATTACGGCGACAAGCAGGCCGTGCGAGACGTGAACCTCGACGTCCAGCGCGGCACCGTGAACGCCCTGATCGGTCCCTCGGGGTGCGGCAAGACCACCTTCCTGCGGGCGATCAACCGGATGCACGACCTGACCCCCGGCGCCCGCGTGACCGGCAAGATCACCCTCGACGGGGAGGACGTGTACGGCCCCGGCGTGGACCCGGTGACGATGCGTCGGCGGGTGGGCATGGTCTTCCAGAAGCCCAACCCCTTTCCCACCATGAGCGTGTTCGACAACGTGGTCAGCGGCCTCAAACTCGCCGGAGTCCGCGAGAGCAGGCGTCTGATGGAGGTGGCCGAGCGCTCCCTGCGGAGCGCTGCACTGTGGGAAGAGGTCAAGGACCGTCTCAAGACACCCGCTACCGGCCTCTCGGGTGGGCAGCAACAGCGGCTGTGTATCGCGCGGGCGCTGGCCGTCGAACCCGAGATCCTGCTGATGGACGAACCGACCTCGGCGCTCGATCCGGCGAGCACGGCGAAGATCGAGGACCTGATGACGGACCTGAAAAAGGTCACGACCATCATCATCGTGACGCACAACATGCACCAGGCGGCGCGGGTCTCGGACACCACCTCGTTTTTCCTCAACGGCGACCTCGTCGAGCACGGCGTCACCGATCAGGTCTTCACCTCCCCACGCGACGAACGCACCGAGGCCTACGTCACCGGACGATTCGGCTGA
- the rpmG gene encoding 50S ribosomal protein L33 — MAKDGPRIIVKMESTAGTGFYYTTTKNRRNTQAKMELRKYDPVAKKHVVFKEKKV; from the coding sequence ATGGCGAAAGACGGACCCCGCATCATCGTGAAGATGGAAAGCACCGCTGGCACGGGCTTCTACTACACGACCACCAAGAACCGCCGCAACACGCAGGCCAAGATGGAGCTGCGCAAGTATGACCCCGTGGCGAAGAAGCACGTCGTGTTCAAGGAGAAGAAGGTCTGA
- a CDS encoding phosphate signaling complex PhoU family protein has protein sequence MTNGEASTAHLTGRFLRMLSIALEELDAVRDASGRAEYAGLSARAGELERETDLLEREIEDACLAAFAGPLTSAELAFHLMVFRSLTNLERVGDYALRVARDLELLAPRTRSATLQDVLPLVNLLVGMVERLAYAFAERDVEAAREVMRLDAEEVDALYEQMTRASVTRLLERPDDVEVALTAGRMARSLERLGDHLVNVAERLEVLVVRGGAPVHDLQAG, from the coding sequence ATGACGAACGGCGAGGCGAGCACGGCGCACCTGACGGGGCGGTTCCTGCGGATGCTGAGCATCGCGCTGGAGGAACTCGACGCCGTGCGGGACGCCTCCGGTCGGGCGGAGTACGCTGGGCTCAGCGCCAGGGCGGGAGAGCTGGAGCGCGAGACGGACCTGCTGGAGCGCGAGATCGAGGACGCCTGCCTCGCCGCCTTCGCCGGGCCGCTCACCTCGGCGGAGCTCGCCTTTCACCTGATGGTCTTTCGCAGCCTGACCAACCTGGAGCGCGTCGGGGACTACGCCCTGCGGGTGGCGCGTGACCTCGAACTGCTCGCCCCCCGCACCCGCAGCGCCACCCTTCAGGACGTGCTGCCCCTCGTCAACCTGCTCGTCGGGATGGTCGAGCGCCTCGCCTACGCCTTCGCCGAGCGCGACGTGGAGGCCGCCCGCGAGGTGATGCGCCTCGACGCCGAGGAGGTGGACGCCCTGTACGAGCAGATGACCCGGGCGAGCGTGACCCGGCTGCTGGAGCGACCCGACGACGTAGAGGTCGCCCTGACGGCGGGGCGCATGGCCCGCAGCCTGGAGCGGCTGGGCGACCACCTCGTCAACGTGGCCGAGCGGCTGGAGGTGCTGGTGGTGCGCGGCGGGGCCCCGGTCCACGACTTGCAGGCCGGGTAA
- a CDS encoding ABC transporter ATP-binding protein: MTRPDTLDVTQKGFDARLTRRILRYLRPYVGLVVLGVVLALLIAVAQPIFALIQRHAIDAYLLPFERDRTQSLDALYRGLTLAAVGYMALKVVEFGLQYGFTLAIGYLGQNVLRDIRADVFGKLQRLHLAYFDQNPVGRLITRVTSDVDAINQFITGGLVSLIQSAFLITAYVVIMLRVNWQLALVSFAVLPVLYFATNFFRTRLRDAFRATRAQQAFVNTRLNENITGMLTIQLFGREARTGLDFDHANRALLAANVNSVRWFSLFMPTVAVLGQVAVALVLYFAARQILGAEALGGAVAGAVTVGTLFAFVQWTQQLFQPIQDLADVFNNLQAAMASSERIFGVIDTKEEITDRPGAGRLTHFEGRVDFEGVWFAYDQTVTGDTPDTDDRWILRGIDLHIRPGESVALVGATGAGKTSVTALVSRFYDVQRGAVKVDGVGVRDLAQHDLRKHVGVVLQDVFLFAGTIEGNLTLNNPDIPHERVVEACKYVGVHDYIVSLPEGYDTEVRERGATLSTGQKQLLAFARALIQNPDILLVLDEATANVDTEAELRIQQALQKVMLGRTSIIIAHRLSTIEHCDRIVVMRRGRIVEQGSHRELLARGGYYARLHRLQYAQSDAAD, translated from the coding sequence GTGACCCGCCCCGACACCCTCGACGTGACGCAAAAGGGCTTCGACGCCCGGCTTACCCGACGCATCCTGCGGTACCTGAGGCCCTACGTGGGACTGGTGGTCCTCGGCGTGGTCCTCGCCCTCCTGATCGCCGTGGCGCAGCCCATCTTCGCGCTGATCCAGCGGCACGCCATTGACGCGTACCTCCTGCCCTTCGAGCGCGACCGGACGCAGAGCCTGGACGCCCTGTACCGGGGGCTCACACTCGCCGCCGTGGGGTACATGGCTCTCAAAGTCGTGGAGTTCGGGCTCCAGTACGGCTTCACCCTCGCCATCGGCTACCTCGGGCAGAACGTGCTGCGGGACATCCGGGCGGACGTGTTCGGCAAGCTCCAAAGATTGCACCTCGCCTATTTCGACCAGAACCCGGTCGGCAGGTTGATCACGCGCGTGACGAGCGACGTGGACGCGATCAACCAGTTCATCACGGGTGGGCTGGTCAGCCTGATCCAGAGTGCTTTCCTGATCACGGCGTACGTGGTGATCATGCTGCGGGTGAACTGGCAGCTCGCGCTGGTCTCCTTCGCGGTGCTGCCGGTGCTGTACTTCGCCACCAACTTCTTCCGCACCCGGCTGCGCGACGCCTTCCGGGCCACCCGCGCCCAGCAGGCGTTCGTGAACACCCGGCTCAACGAGAACATCACCGGGATGCTCACCATCCAGCTCTTCGGGCGGGAGGCGAGGACCGGCCTCGACTTCGACCACGCCAACCGGGCGCTCCTGGCGGCGAACGTGAACAGCGTGCGGTGGTTCTCGCTCTTCATGCCGACGGTCGCGGTGCTGGGGCAGGTGGCCGTCGCGCTCGTGCTGTACTTCGCGGCGCGGCAGATCCTGGGGGCGGAGGCCCTGGGTGGAGCGGTGGCGGGGGCTGTGACGGTCGGCACCCTCTTCGCCTTCGTGCAGTGGACCCAGCAGCTCTTCCAGCCCATCCAGGACCTCGCCGACGTGTTCAACAACCTCCAGGCGGCGATGGCGAGCAGCGAGCGCATCTTCGGCGTGATCGACACGAAAGAGGAGATCACCGACAGGCCGGGGGCGGGGCGGCTCACGCACTTCGAGGGCCGGGTGGACTTCGAGGGCGTGTGGTTCGCGTACGACCAGACGGTGACGGGGGACACGCCCGACACCGACGACCGTTGGATTCTGCGTGGGATCGACCTCCACATCCGCCCCGGCGAGAGCGTGGCCCTGGTGGGCGCGACGGGCGCGGGCAAGACGAGCGTCACCGCGCTGGTAAGCCGCTTCTACGACGTGCAGCGCGGGGCGGTGAAGGTGGACGGCGTGGGCGTGCGCGACCTCGCGCAGCACGACCTGCGCAAGCACGTGGGCGTCGTCTTGCAGGACGTGTTCCTCTTCGCGGGGACCATCGAGGGCAACCTGACGCTGAATAACCCCGACATCCCCCACGAGCGGGTGGTGGAGGCGTGCAAGTACGTGGGCGTCCACGACTACATCGTCTCGCTGCCCGAGGGGTACGATACCGAGGTGCGCGAGCGCGGCGCGACCCTCTCGACCGGGCAGAAGCAACTCCTCGCCTTCGCGCGGGCGCTCATTCAGAACCCCGACATCCTGCTCGTGCTCGACGAGGCGACCGCGAACGTGGACACCGAGGCCGAACTGCGCATCCAGCAGGCCCTCCAGAAGGTGATGCTGGGCCGCACGAGCATCATCATCGCGCACCGTCTGTCGACCATCGAGCACTGCGACCGCATCGTCGTGATGCGGCGGGGCCGGATCGTGGAGCAGGGGAGCCACCGTGAACTGCTCGCCCGGGGCGGGTACTACGCGCGGCTGCACCGCCTGCAATACGCGCAATCGGACGCGGCGGACTGA
- the tuf gene encoding elongation factor Tu has product MAKGTFERTKPHVNVGTIGHVDHGKTTLTAAITFTAAAADPTVEKLAYDQIDKAPEEKARGITINTAHVEYNTPSRHYSHVDCPGHADYVKNMITGAAQMDGAILVVSSADGPMPQTREHILLARQVGVPYIVVFMNKVDMVDDEELLELVEMEVRELLSKYEFPGDDLPVVRGSALQALEQLQQNPKTARGENPWVDKIWELLDAVDSYIPTPERATDKTFLMPVEDVFTITGRGTVATGRVERGVVKVQDEVEIIGLRDTKKTTVTGIEMHRKLLDQGMAGDNVGVLLRGVARDDVERGQVLAKPGSIKPHTKFEASVYVLSKDEGGRHSAFFGGYRPQFYFRTTDVTGVVQLAEGVEMVMPGDNVTFSVELIKPIAMEEGLRFAIREGGRTVGAGVVTKVLE; this is encoded by the coding sequence ATGGCAAAGGGAACGTTTGAGCGGACGAAGCCCCACGTGAACGTGGGGACAATCGGGCATGTCGACCACGGCAAGACCACGCTGACGGCCGCCATCACCTTCACCGCCGCAGCGGCAGACCCGACGGTGGAGAAACTGGCCTACGACCAGATCGACAAGGCCCCCGAAGAAAAGGCCCGTGGCATCACCATCAACACCGCCCACGTCGAGTACAACACGCCGAGCCGCCACTACTCGCACGTCGACTGCCCCGGCCACGCCGACTACGTCAAGAACATGATCACCGGCGCGGCCCAGATGGACGGCGCCATTCTGGTCGTCAGCTCCGCTGACGGCCCGATGCCCCAGACCCGCGAGCACATCCTGCTGGCCCGTCAGGTGGGCGTGCCCTACATCGTCGTGTTCATGAACAAGGTCGACATGGTCGACGACGAGGAACTGCTCGAACTGGTCGAGATGGAAGTGCGCGAGCTGCTCAGCAAGTACGAGTTCCCCGGGGATGATCTGCCGGTGGTGCGTGGCAGCGCCTTGCAGGCGCTGGAACAGCTGCAGCAGAACCCCAAGACCGCGCGCGGCGAGAACCCGTGGGTCGACAAGATCTGGGAACTGCTCGACGCGGTGGACAGCTACATCCCTACCCCCGAGCGCGCCACTGACAAGACCTTCCTGATGCCGGTCGAGGACGTCTTCACCATCACCGGACGCGGCACCGTCGCCACCGGGCGTGTGGAGCGTGGTGTGGTCAAGGTCCAGGACGAGGTCGAGATCATCGGGCTGCGTGACACCAAGAAGACCACCGTGACCGGCATCGAGATGCACCGCAAGCTGCTCGACCAGGGCATGGCCGGGGACAACGTGGGGGTTCTCTTGCGCGGCGTCGCTCGCGACGACGTGGAGCGCGGTCAGGTGCTGGCCAAGCCGGGCAGCATCAAGCCGCACACCAAGTTCGAGGCCAGCGTCTACGTGCTGTCCAAGGACGAGGGGGGGCGTCACTCGGCGTTCTTTGGGGGGTACCGTCCTCAGTTCTACTTCCGCACGACGGACGTGACCGGTGTGGTGCAGTTGGCGGAGGGTGTGGAGATGGTGATGCCGGGGGACAACGTGACCTTCTCGGTGGAACTGATCAAGCCCATCGCCATGGAAGAGGGCCTGAGGTTTGCCATCCGCGAGGGTGGCCGCACCGTCGGCGCCGGCGTCGTCACCAAGGTCCTGGAGTAA